A genome region from Hydrogenoanaerobacterium saccharovorans includes the following:
- a CDS encoding C4-dicarboxylate ABC transporter, translating to MLQGSLIIVAFLVIASLMMTKKLPTLVALPLMAVLICIIAGVPAVGTDAEGKAIGWLQTVIEAGTVRMGSAIMAVIFGAWLGQLMNKTGVTESIIKKSAELGGDRPLVVTIIMVVACSVLFTTLSGLGSIIMVGSIVLPILISVGVPALTAACIFLMAFTTGITFNIANWKTFSSIFSIDIEQIKGFEMYLAIATFVATLIFVFIEFKKNGIKFSFSAPVKEEAATKQLRGFSSIMAMLTPLIPIVLVAGFKIPVIPSFIAGIIWILVFTSKGFSKAMNLLVKTCFDGIADSAPAVILMIGIGVLYLAVTHTMVKDVLSPFLLAVVPSNKLGYIIFFCVLAPLSLYRGPMNLFGLGSGIAALIIGLGTLSPLAVMGAFLAAERIQGCGDPTNTQNVWTANFAEVDVNGITKKLLPYLWVISIFGVILSAVLYY from the coding sequence ATGTTACAGGGGAGTTTAATTATCGTAGCGTTCCTTGTTATTGCAAGTTTAATGATGACAAAAAAACTGCCTACTTTGGTAGCATTGCCTTTGATGGCTGTTTTGATTTGTATCATTGCCGGAGTACCCGCTGTGGGGACTGATGCAGAGGGTAAAGCAATCGGTTGGCTGCAAACTGTCATCGAAGCAGGTACGGTTCGCATGGGCAGCGCCATTATGGCTGTTATTTTTGGTGCATGGCTTGGCCAGCTGATGAATAAAACCGGCGTTACCGAAAGCATTATCAAAAAAAGCGCCGAGCTGGGCGGTGACCGCCCATTGGTAGTTACAATTATAATGGTAGTAGCTTGTTCTGTATTATTTACTACACTTTCCGGTTTGGGTTCAATCATTATGGTTGGCTCCATCGTATTGCCAATCTTAATTTCGGTAGGGGTACCGGCTCTGACTGCGGCATGTATTTTTTTAATGGCTTTTACCACCGGAATTACCTTTAACATTGCAAACTGGAAAACATTTTCCAGCATATTCAGCATTGATATAGAACAGATAAAAGGTTTTGAAATGTACTTAGCAATAGCTACATTTGTAGCAACACTTATATTCGTATTTATTGAGTTTAAAAAGAACGGCATCAAATTTAGCTTTTCTGCACCGGTAAAAGAAGAAGCAGCAACAAAACAGCTAAGAGGATTTTCGAGTATTATGGCAATGTTAACCCCATTAATCCCGATAGTTTTGGTTGCTGGTTTTAAAATACCGGTTATACCGTCTTTTATAGCAGGCATTATCTGGATACTTGTGTTTACCTCGAAGGGCTTTTCAAAAGCGATGAACCTTTTAGTTAAAACTTGTTTTGACGGCATCGCAGACTCTGCACCTGCCGTAATCTTGATGATTGGCATTGGTGTTTTGTACCTCGCCGTTACACATACAATGGTGAAGGACGTTCTCAGCCCGTTTTTACTTGCGGTAGTACCTTCAAACAAGCTGGGCTATATTATTTTCTTCTGTGTACTCGCGCCGTTGTCGCTTTACAGAGGCCCGATGAACCTGTTTGGTTTGGGCTCCGGAATAGCTGCACTTATTATAGGGCTTGGTACATTGTCACCGCTTGCCGTTATGGGTGCTTTTCTTGCTGCAGAGCGTATTCAAGGCTGTGGAGACCCCACCAATACACAAAACGTTTGGACAGCAAACTTTGCGGAGGTTGATGTAAACGGCATCACCAAAAAACTGCTGCCTTATCTGTGGGTTATTTCGATATTTGGTGTTATTCTGTCAGCCGTATTGTATTATTAA
- a CDS encoding hydantoinase/oxoprolinase family protein yields MKVRIGIDVGGTFTDAAAINNDTYELIGTVKVPTTHTAQEGVAAGIIEVLHKLMEQCNIKPEDVIFIAHGTTQATNALLEGDVAEVGIITLGTGLEGAKSKSDTTMGSIELAPGKFLKSQNAYIDTGAAGDLKQAIKKGVEELVKNGANSIVAAEAFSVDDPTNENTAVHLCTGLGVPSTATNDVSKLYGLKTRTRTAVVNASIMPKMLEAATMTEQSIFNADIKSPLMVMRCDGGVMTVEEVRNRPILTILSGPAAGVAGALMYEKLTDGIFFEVGGTSTDISCVKDGKVMIKYAEVGGHKTYLNSLDVRTVGIGGGSMVQVKGGKAVETGPRSAHIANLKYEVYTKAEQIVNPRLTTIRPTPTDPEYACIECDNGIKVALTMAGAANIAGYVREGDYAYGDVEAAKKAWKPLADNMGCTVEKAAEQVLTFAAAKNAQTTAQLMKDYNMDPRTTMFVGGGGGGAVVVPHLAKTMELSYRIAKNAPVISTIGVALAMVRDMVERTVANPTDQDIISVRREAELKAIQNGAAPGTIEVSVEVDTQRNVIRAIAVGATELRSKNLLNRQLSKDELLKTVAENLGVAQSHLKITAENKTVYAVQYDKIEKKLFGLRKKKTHPLRLIDDEGVIRLQKNNAWVKQSAVKQWRNDAGFLIEELTVYNDGGANLPNIYIVIGKRIIDLSGLQNDDQIYSLGDVELSGCGEDEPIIIACTKRVDA; encoded by the coding sequence ATGAAAGTTCGCATAGGGATTGACGTTGGCGGTACATTTACCGATGCTGCCGCCATAAACAACGATACATATGAATTGATAGGTACGGTAAAGGTTCCAACCACTCATACAGCCCAAGAGGGTGTAGCCGCAGGCATTATAGAAGTGTTACATAAGCTTATGGAACAATGCAACATAAAACCCGAGGATGTTATTTTTATTGCACACGGTACAACTCAAGCAACCAATGCATTGTTGGAGGGCGATGTTGCCGAAGTGGGGATTATAACCCTTGGTACGGGTTTGGAAGGTGCAAAAAGCAAAAGTGACACAACAATGGGAAGTATTGAACTCGCGCCCGGTAAATTTTTAAAATCTCAAAATGCTTATATTGATACTGGGGCGGCAGGCGATTTAAAACAAGCTATTAAAAAAGGTGTAGAAGAGCTTGTTAAAAACGGAGCCAATAGCATAGTGGCGGCAGAAGCATTCAGCGTTGATGACCCAACAAACGAAAACACAGCGGTACATCTATGTACAGGACTTGGCGTACCAAGCACCGCCACCAATGATGTTTCTAAGTTATATGGCTTGAAAACGCGTACAAGAACCGCTGTTGTCAATGCAAGTATCATGCCGAAAATGCTTGAGGCTGCCACTATGACAGAGCAGAGTATTTTCAACGCAGACATTAAAAGTCCGCTTATGGTTATGCGCTGCGATGGAGGGGTTATGACGGTTGAAGAAGTACGCAACCGCCCTATCCTTACCATACTTTCGGGCCCTGCGGCGGGTGTTGCAGGTGCATTGATGTATGAAAAGCTTACGGATGGAATCTTCTTTGAGGTGGGCGGCACTTCAACTGATATTTCCTGTGTTAAAGACGGTAAGGTAATGATTAAATATGCCGAGGTAGGCGGACACAAAACCTATCTAAACAGCCTTGATGTGCGTACCGTCGGTATAGGCGGAGGAAGTATGGTTCAGGTAAAAGGCGGCAAGGCGGTAGAAACCGGCCCCCGCAGTGCACATATTGCCAATTTAAAATACGAGGTTTATACAAAAGCAGAACAAATCGTAAATCCTCGCCTCACAACCATACGGCCAACCCCAACAGACCCCGAATATGCGTGCATAGAATGCGACAACGGCATAAAAGTGGCGCTTACCATGGCAGGTGCCGCTAATATTGCCGGATATGTGCGTGAAGGAGATTATGCTTACGGTGATGTTGAAGCCGCCAAAAAAGCATGGAAGCCACTTGCAGATAATATGGGGTGTACAGTAGAAAAAGCAGCTGAACAGGTTCTTACCTTTGCCGCAGCCAAAAATGCCCAAACAACGGCACAACTTATGAAGGATTATAATATGGACCCTCGTACAACTATGTTTGTGGGCGGCGGAGGTGGCGGGGCTGTTGTAGTACCTCATCTTGCAAAAACTATGGAACTCAGCTATCGGATTGCTAAAAACGCACCGGTCATATCCACCATAGGTGTTGCACTTGCTATGGTACGCGATATGGTAGAACGTACGGTAGCCAATCCCACAGACCAAGACATCATCAGTGTACGAAGAGAGGCTGAACTCAAGGCAATCCAAAACGGTGCAGCCCCCGGAACGATTGAAGTTTCGGTAGAGGTAGATACACAGCGCAATGTAATAAGGGCAATCGCAGTTGGTGCTACCGAATTAAGAAGTAAAAACTTGCTAAACCGTCAACTCAGCAAGGATGAACTGTTGAAAACAGTGGCTGAAAATTTGGGCGTTGCGCAGTCTCATTTAAAAATAACCGCCGAAAACAAGACTGTTTATGCAGTTCAATACGATAAAATAGAAAAAAAGCTCTTCGGTTTAAGAAAGAAAAAAACTCATCCCCTGCGCCTTATTGATGATGAAGGCGTTATCCGTTTGCAGAAAAACAATGCATGGGTGAAACAATCAGCAGTTAAACAATGGCGAAACGATGCAGGCTTTTTAATTGAAGAGCTCACAGTATACAACGATGGCGGTGCAAACCTGCCGAATATTTATATTGTGATTGGAAAACGCATTATTGATTTATCCGGTTTGCAAAATGATGACCAGATTTACAGCCTTGGCGATGTTGAGCTTTCAGGTTGCGGAGAAGATGAACCCATAATTATTGCCTGCACAAAGCGTGTGGACGCATAA